The DNA region CGGGAGTCCCAGCGTGAGCAGCAGGGCGCCCGCGCGGGCCCGCCTCCACAGCGAGCGCAGACCCAGACCCAGCAACGCGCCGGGCAGGGCGACCACGTACATCGCCGGAGCCGCCAGGAACGCGCACAGCACCCCCTCGAAACCCGTGACGGTGGCGACCACCAGGAAGGTGGTGATGGTGGTGAAGGCGACCAGCAGGGCCTCGGCGAGGGGGTGGGGGCGGCGAGGGGGCTGGAAAAGAGGGGCATCGCCCCAGGCGTCGGGTGCCCCCTCGCTCCTGGCAGGAGCCCCGGGCGTGGGCGGCGGGACGAACTGCGCCGACAGCACCCCGAGCGCGAACGGCACGGCGAACAGGTAGGTCGAGACCATCACGCCCACGTCCCCGTTCAGGCGGTGCAACCACAGGTACACCAGAAGCCCATACCCCACCCCGGCGAGCGCGCCCGCCACGATCCCCCGGCCGTACGGTCCCATGCCCCACCCTATCCCTCACGCCTCTCACAGAGGTCCCGTTCCCCCGCCTCCCCCAGAGGGTGGGCGGCGCCACCCGCGAGGGCGGGCTGTGGCTTGGAGTCCCGCCCCTTCCCTGGGGCGAGGAGACCCGGCGTGCCTGCCTCACCCCGCGCCGTCCGGGGCCCCGGTACACTGGGCTGGTGAGGGACACGGGCGCGTCAGCAGGCAGTGGTGAGTGGTCAGTGGTCAGTGGGTCGTGGTTTTTGGCTTTCCCACCCACCACGACCCGCTCACCACTCACCGCGCCGGGGGCCCGCCCGTGAGCGCCATCTACCAGCGTGCCCGCCCTATCCGCTGGGATCAGGTGGTCGGCCAGGAACACGTCAAGGACGTGCTGCGCGCCGCCCTGGAGCAGGGCCGGGTGGGGCACGCCTACCTCTTCTCCGGGCCGCGCGGGGTGGGCAAGACGACGACCGCCCGCCTCATCGCCATGACGGCGAACTGCACCGGGCCCCTGCCCAAGCCCTGCGGAGAGTGCGAGTCGTGCATGAGCGTGAAAAACGGCTCCCACCCCGACGTGCTGGAGATCGACGCGGCGAGCAACAACTCGGTGGACGACGTGCGCGACCTGCGTGAAAAAGTCGGGCTCGCGGCCATGCGCGGCGGCAGGAAGATCTACATCCTCGACGAGGCGCACATGATGAGCCGGGCGGCCTTCAACGCCCTCCTGAAGACGCTGGAGGAGCCGCCCGCCCACGTCATCTTCATCCTGGCGACGACCGAGCCCGAAAAGATCATTCCCACCATCCTCTCGCGCTGCCAGCACTACCGCTTCCGCCGCCTGACCCCCGAGGAGATTGCCGGGAAGCTCGCGGGCATCGTGGGCCGCGAGGGGGTGCGCGCCGAATCCGAAGCCCTGAACCTGATCGGGAGATTGGCCGACGGGGCGATGCGGGACGGCGAGAGCCTGCTCGAACGGATGCTCGCGGCGGGGTCCAGCATCACGCGGGCGGGGGTGGAGGACGCCCTGGGCCTGCCGCCCGGCGAGCGGGTGCGGGACATCGCGGGGGCCCTCGTGCTGGGGGAGGCGGGCGCGGCGATTCAGGGGGCCGCCGCCCTCTACCGCGAGGGCTTCGCCGCCCGCACGGTGGTGGAGGGGCTGGTCGCAGCCCTGGCGGACGCCCTGCACGCCGAACTGGGGCTGGAGGGCGAGCGGCTGGAGGGGGCGGACGTGCCGAGGCTGCTGAAGTTGCAGGCGGCCCTCGACGAGCAGGAGGCGAGATTTGCCCGCTCGGCGGACGGGCTGAGCCTGGAACTCGCCCTGACGCACGCGCTCCTGGCCGCCGACGCGGGTGGAGGGGCGAGCATGGTGAGCGCGGGGGCGGCCAGCGTGCCCGCCGACGTGGCCGCCCGCCTCGCCCGGCTGGAGAAGGAGGTCGCCAGCCTGCGGTCCGCCGGAGTTCAGGCTCCCGCTGTGAACGAGGTGCCCGCCTTCGACCCCGGGGCACGCCGTGCTCCCGCGTCTGCGGCGGCAGAGGCTCCGGCTCCGACGCGCACCGTCCCCACGTCACCCCCACCCGCACCCGTACCGCAAGGAAACTGGGCGGACGTGGTGCGGCAGGCGACGATGCAACTGCGCGCCTTCCTCAAGCCCGCCCGCACCCACGCCGAGCCCGGGTACGTCAGCCTGACGTACGACGAGAAGAGCGCCTTCCACGCCAAGCAGGTGGTAAGCAAGTTCGACGAGGTCGGCGCCCTGGTCCTCAAGGTCTTCGGCCCGGTCACCTTCGAGCTGATCGCGCCCGAGGGGGGCCGCAAGGTGAGGCTGGGCGGGGGTGGAGGCGGCCCCGACGGGGGAGGGGGAGGGGGTGTTCCGGCCCCGGTCGCCCCGGCCGGACCCGCCCCCACGCCCGCCCGAGCCCAGCCACCCCGCCCGGCGGAATCCGGCCCGGAGCTTCCCGCCTTCGAGCCCACCGCCCGGCCCCGTGCGGGCCGTGGGCCGGACCTGGCCCCGCTGGACCGTCCCGCCTCCCCCCCGACGCAGGCGCCGCAGGCTCAACCCCAGCCCGCCCGGACGCCTCCCCGCATGGCGGCAACCCTCGACCCCCCCACCGCGCTGCGCCCCGCCCCGCCGCCCAGCCCGGACGACGTGGCTCCCGCGCCGCTGCCCAGGGCCGACCCGGCTCCCTGGAACGAGGAGCACGCCGCCGACCCGCCCCCCGCGCCCGCCGATGCGCAGGCGGGCGACCGGGTGCCGCCCGAGGGGGCCCGCGCCGACCTCTACATCGTGGAGGCGGTGACCGAGGAACCCGACTGGGGCGAGATCGGCGGCGAGGTGGAGGGGTCGCCCCCCACGCTCGACGACGCGCCCTTCGCGGGGGTGGTGCCCGAACGGCCCGCGCCGCCCCCCCGCCCCCCCGCCCCCCGCGCGGCCCAGGCGGCGGCCACCCCTGCGAGCACCCGGCCCGGCGACATCCGCGCCCACCCCGTGTACGAGGAGATCAAGGGCCGGTTCGCGGGACGGGTGCGCGAGATCGGCAAGAACCGCAATCCCCACCCGGCGGCGTCCTCCGGGGGCGACGAGGGCGACGAGTCCTGACGCTCGGGGCGACCGGGCATTTGTTCAACGTTTAAAAATTGGGCGGGGCAGACATCTGTCATACGGCCGCGTTTAGAGTGGCGCCCCGTGAGGAGGAGGACGACAGGCGAGACGGGCGCTCTGCCGGAGGTGGAGTTCCGGCAGAGCGCCCTGCTCGCCATGTTCGGGTGCGTGGCGGTGGTGTCCGTGCTGTCGCTGAGCCTGTCCTCGCTGTGGTCCTTCGCGAGGTGGGAGCAGACGGGCCTGCGTGCGCTCACCGTGAAGAACGTGGCGCTGTTCGTGTGGCTGTGGCGGCGGCCCCGGGACTTTACGCTGATCGGCGTGCTGGAGCTGATGTTCGAGGGGGTGGGGGGTCTTTACAAGTTCGGCATGGTCCTGCTCGCCGACCGGACCTCCTACGGGCTGGGCGGGTACGTCTTCTGGCTGATCCTGTACCCCTTCGTGGCCTCGCTCGTGCTGCGCGGGCGGCGGGCGCTGCTGGCATCCCTGGCCTTCTTCGCGGGGCTGCTCGTCATCGGGGGCCTGTACTGGGCATCGGACGACATCCCGGTCTCCCTCAAGCGGCTGCACGGCAACACCATCGTGCAGATGTACCTGCTGCACGGGGTCTTCATCGCCTTTCTCGCGCTACAGAGCCGCCTGCTGGGGCAACTCCTGCGCGCCGTCCAGCGGGCCGAGAGCGAGGCGAGATTCGCCAACGTGGACGCCCTGACCGGCCTGCCCAACCGCCGCCAACTCGACGCCTGGCTCGCCGGGGGGCAGGGCTCGGCGCTCAGCGTGATCCTCTTCGACCTCGACCACTTCAAGCGGGTGAACGACACCCACGGCCACGACGCGGGAGACCGGGTGCTCCAGGCCGCCGCCGGGGCCGCCCGTCAGGCCCTGCGCCCCCAGGATCAGCTCGGGCGCTGGGGTGGGGAGGAGTTCCTGGTGATCCTTCCCGGCAGCGGCGGCCCCGAGGCGCGGGGGGTGGCCGAGCGGATCGCGGCGGCGGTCGCGTCGGTCCACCACCCCGACGTGGGCCGGGTGACGATCAGTTGCGGCGTGGCCGAGGCCCTGCCCGGCGAGGCGCCGGACGCGGTGCTCAAACGCGCCGACGAGGCCCTCTACGCCGCCAAGCGGGGCGGGCGAGCCCTCGTCGAACTGGCGGTCTGACCCGTGGGGTGATCCTCACCCGCCCCTGCGGTAGGCTGCCCGCACGACCGTGACGACTTCCCTCCTGCCGCGCCTCGCCGCCCTGTGCGCCCTCATGCTCGTCCCCCTGGCGGGAGCCACGGCGCCGCCCACGCCGGACCCCGCCCCGGAAGGGCCCCGGCCCGAGGTCGCCGCCCCGGCCCCGGCGCCCGCCTCCATCAGCGACGTGCGCGGGCTGTGGGTGGACGCCTTCGGGCCGGGGCTGAAGACGGCCGCGCAGGTGCGGCAGACGGTGGAGGAGGCCGCCCGGCTCGGGGTGAACACCCTCTTCGTGCAGGCGATCCGGCGCGGCGACTGCCTGTGCCGCCGCTCGGCCCTCCCGGTGGTGACCGACGCGGACCTGGAGCCCGGCTTCGACCCCCTGGGGGAAATCACCCGCCTCGCGCACGGGCGGGGAATGCGGGTGATCGCCTGGGCGAGCGTCACGGGCGCGTCGAATACCCAGGTGCCCAACACCAGCCCGGCGCATGTCTTCCGAGTCCACGGCCCGGGGGCGGGGGCGGCGTCCTGGCTTGCCCGTCGCCCGGACGGCTCGTGGCGCACCGGGTCCGACGCCTGGCTCGACCCCGCCATCCCCGCCGCCGCCGACTTCATGGTAGCCGGGTTGGTCAGCCTGGTGCGGAACTACCCGGTGGACGGGGTGCAGCTCGACCGCATCCGCTACCCCGACGGCGGCGTGTGGGGCTACGACCCCAAGGTGCTCGCCCGCTACCGCGCGGAGACGGGGGCGCGGGGCACGCCCGCCACCACGGACCCTCGCTGGCTCGACTGGAAGCGCGGGCAGGTCACCGCGCTCGTGCGCCGGATCAGCCTGGAGGTCAAGGCCGCGCGCCCCTCGGCGTGGGTGAGCGCCGCCACGATCACCTATCAGGCCCCGCCCGCGCCCGGTGACCTGGCGGCCTTTCGCAAGACCCGTACCTACGCCGACGTACTTCAGGACTGGCCCACCTGGATGCAGGAGGGGCTGATCGACCTCAACGTCCTGATGAACTACAAGCGCGACGCCGTGCCCGCCCAGGCCGCCTGGTTCGACGGCTGGAACGCCTTTGCCGCCAGTGTGCGCGCCGCTCCCGGCGATCTCCGGGGGGCGGAGGTGGCGGGGGGCACGGCCCTGTACCTCAATCCGCCCGCCGTGACCGCCGCCCAGGCCGCGCGCACCGTGGCCGCCGGGCTGGGCTGGGTCGGCTACTCGTACCGCACGCCCACCCTGGACGTGTACGGCACCCGCCAGAGCACCCCCGAGGGCCTCGCCGCCGTGCGGGACCTGCTCACTGCCCCGGGCGGCGCGCTCGCGCGGGTGAGCCCCTGGACCGCCCAGCCGCGCACCGTGCGGGGGCTCCTCGGGCGGGTGGTCGGCACCCCCGTCCCCGGGGGCCGGGTGGTGGAGGCCCTGCGCGGCGGGCAGGTCGTCGCACGCACGCTGACGGACGGCGGCGGCAACTACGGCTTCCTGAACCTCGCCCCCGGCCCGGTCGAGGTGCGCGTGAGCGGGCAACGCTGGGCCGAGCCCGTGCCCGAGGTGGGCGTGATCCGCTACCCCGATCTTCTCGTGCG from Deinococcus aetherius includes:
- a CDS encoding GGDEF domain-containing protein; translation: MRRRTTGETGALPEVEFRQSALLAMFGCVAVVSVLSLSLSSLWSFARWEQTGLRALTVKNVALFVWLWRRPRDFTLIGVLELMFEGVGGLYKFGMVLLADRTSYGLGGYVFWLILYPFVASLVLRGRRALLASLAFFAGLLVIGGLYWASDDIPVSLKRLHGNTIVQMYLLHGVFIAFLALQSRLLGQLLRAVQRAESEARFANVDALTGLPNRRQLDAWLAGGQGSALSVILFDLDHFKRVNDTHGHDAGDRVLQAAAGAARQALRPQDQLGRWGGEEFLVILPGSGGPEARGVAERIAAAVASVHHPDVGRVTISCGVAEALPGEAPDAVLKRADEALYAAKRGGRALVELAV
- the dnaX gene encoding DNA polymerase III subunit gamma/tau — protein: MSAIYQRARPIRWDQVVGQEHVKDVLRAALEQGRVGHAYLFSGPRGVGKTTTARLIAMTANCTGPLPKPCGECESCMSVKNGSHPDVLEIDAASNNSVDDVRDLREKVGLAAMRGGRKIYILDEAHMMSRAAFNALLKTLEEPPAHVIFILATTEPEKIIPTILSRCQHYRFRRLTPEEIAGKLAGIVGREGVRAESEALNLIGRLADGAMRDGESLLERMLAAGSSITRAGVEDALGLPPGERVRDIAGALVLGEAGAAIQGAAALYREGFAARTVVEGLVAALADALHAELGLEGERLEGADVPRLLKLQAALDEQEARFARSADGLSLELALTHALLAADAGGGASMVSAGAASVPADVAARLARLEKEVASLRSAGVQAPAVNEVPAFDPGARRAPASAAAEAPAPTRTVPTSPPPAPVPQGNWADVVRQATMQLRAFLKPARTHAEPGYVSLTYDEKSAFHAKQVVSKFDEVGALVLKVFGPVTFELIAPEGGRKVRLGGGGGGPDGGGGGGVPAPVAPAGPAPTPARAQPPRPAESGPELPAFEPTARPRAGRGPDLAPLDRPASPPTQAPQAQPQPARTPPRMAATLDPPTALRPAPPPSPDDVAPAPLPRADPAPWNEEHAADPPPAPADAQAGDRVPPEGARADLYIVEAVTEEPDWGEIGGEVEGSPPTLDDAPFAGVVPERPAPPPRPPAPRAAQAAATPASTRPGDIRAHPVYEEIKGRFAGRVREIGKNRNPHPAASSGGDEGDES
- a CDS encoding family 10 glycosylhydrolase, translating into MLVPLAGATAPPTPDPAPEGPRPEVAAPAPAPASISDVRGLWVDAFGPGLKTAAQVRQTVEEAARLGVNTLFVQAIRRGDCLCRRSALPVVTDADLEPGFDPLGEITRLAHGRGMRVIAWASVTGASNTQVPNTSPAHVFRVHGPGAGAASWLARRPDGSWRTGSDAWLDPAIPAAADFMVAGLVSLVRNYPVDGVQLDRIRYPDGGVWGYDPKVLARYRAETGARGTPATTDPRWLDWKRGQVTALVRRISLEVKAARPSAWVSAATITYQAPPAPGDLAAFRKTRTYADVLQDWPTWMQEGLIDLNVLMNYKRDAVPAQAAWFDGWNAFAASVRAAPGDLRGAEVAGGTALYLNPPAVTAAQAARTVAAGLGWVGYSYRTPTLDVYGTRQSTPEGLAAVRDLLTAPGGALARVSPWTAQPRTVRGLLGRVVGTPVPGGRVVEALRGGQVVARTLTDGGGNYGFLNLAPGPVEVRVSGQRWAEPVPEVGVIRYPDLLVRDVQPAASGRP